One part of the Trichoplusia ni isolate ovarian cell line Hi5 chromosome 2, tn1, whole genome shotgun sequence genome encodes these proteins:
- the LOC113508514 gene encoding high mobility group protein DSP1-like isoform X2 has product MGDRGATGDAWGARDDASWWPGGAGELQHQQQLHEEIARSTAASTHQLYTYKMTGGFPNNGGDTSTPSYDYRIMSNSNAREESPQQPWWYASGSVEPQQTSSPTPQSQASPDPEQNNQQANGIQQNHQTLQQVQQEQNQAIQQQQNQLQQQLQQQNLQQALQQHNRTLQQTLQQQQQSQQETLQQMLQQHQQQQQQQQQQQQQQQQQQQQQQQQQQQQQALQQSLQQTLQVSPAQAQAIVQAQAALQQQVAQTLQQQQQTLHEQLQAVQQQQIQAALQRQSATLQQQAQQQALIAQATANKKMPRARAYNKPRGRMTAYAFFVQTCREEHKKKHPDENVVFAAFSKKCAERWNTMSEKEKQRFHEMAEQDKRRFDLEMQNYVPPKDIKVRGRKRQQMKDPNAPKRSLSAFFWFCNDERSKVKANNPEYTMGDIAKELGRRWAAADPEVKSKYESLSEQDKARYDREMTAYKKGPLALTQPPAMAEVDEDCDFDAEEEYK; this is encoded by the exons ATGGGGGATCGGGGCGCGACGGGGGACGCTTGGGGTGCGCGCGACGATGCCTCGTGGTGGCCGGGTGGCGCAGGTGAACTACAGCATCAACAACAATTACATGAGGAGATCGCTAGGAGCACTGCTGCTTCTACTCATCAGCTTTACACTTATAAAATGACTGGTGGATTTCCGAATAACGGCGGGGATACTTCTACTCCAAGTTATGATTATCGCATAATGTCAAACTCAAATGCTAGAGAAGAATCTCCTCAACAGCCATGGTGGTATGCATCAGGCTCGGTAGAGCCGCAGCAAACATCATCACCGACG CCTCAAAGCCAGGCGAGTCCGGATCCTGAACAAAACAATCAGCAAGCTAATGGTATACAACAAAACCACCAGACTCTACAGCAGGTGCAGCAAGAGCAAAACCAGGCTATACAACAGCAGCAGAACCAGCTGCAGCAGCAGTTGCAGCAACAAAACTTGCAACAAGCTCTGCAACAACACAACAGGACTCTTCAACAGACTTTGCAACAACAACAGCAGAGTCAGCAGGAGACCCTACAGCAAATGCTGCAACAACACcagcaacagcagcagcaacaacagcaacaacaacaacagcagcagcaacaacagcaacaacagcaacagcagcagcaacaacaacaagCTTTACAGCAAAGTCTGCAGCAGACTCTACAAGTGAGCCCTGCTCAAGCACAGGCCATTGTCCAGGCTCAAGCGGCTTTGCAACAGCAAGTTGCTCAAACTCTGCAGCAACAGCAACAGACTCTGCATGAACAACTACAAGCTGTTCAGCAACAACAGATTCAAGCTGCATTACAACGGCAATCTGCCACTCTACAG CAGCAAGCGCAGCAACAGGCGCTAATCGCTCAAGCGACAGCTAACAAGAAGATGCCGAGGGCAAGGGCGTACAACAAGCCGAGGGGGCGCATGACAGCCTATGCGTTCTTCGTACAGACTTGCCGTGAGGAACACAAGAAGAAACATCCCGATGAAAATGTTGTCTTCGCTGCTTTCTCAAAGAAGTGCGCTGAGAGGTGGAAC ACAATGTCAGAGAAAGAGAAGCAAAGGTTCCACGAAATGGCAGAGCAGGACAAAAGGCGCTTTGACCTGGAGATGCAGAACTACGTGCCTCCCAAGGACATCAAGGTGCGCGGCCGCAAACGACAGCAGATGAAGGACCCGAACGCGCCGAAGCGATCGCT ATCAGCCTTCTTCTGGTTCTGCAACGATGAGCGCTCGAAGGTGAAGGCTAACAACCCTGAGTACACGATGGGTGACATCGCCAAGGAGCTGGGCAGGCGCTGGGCTGCCGCCGACCCCGAGGTCAAGTCCAAGTACGAGAGCCTATCTGAACAAGACAAGGCGAGATACGACAGG gaaaTGACAGCATACAAGAAGGGCCCGTTAGCGTTAACGCAGCCGCCGGCAATGGCCGAGGTGGACGAGGATTGCGATTTTGATGCTGAAGAGGAGTACAAGTGA
- the LOC113508515 gene encoding histone deacetylase complex subunit SAP30 homolog, whose product MIQREYQMNNGFSTGEEDSRGNSDQICCLMDDGESCRRPAGNASYSKRIQKTVAQRRLKLNIDPQARHTYICDYHKTMIQCARTKQRRPKDSEDDSNEAEMDSPEVDWFQLQVNTLRRYKRHYKVPARPGLNKAQLADAIQKHFKSLPVNEKEIMTYFIYMVKTNGNKLDQKNGMNSDSV is encoded by the exons ATGATTCAACGGGAGTATCAAATGAACAACGGGTTTAGTACAGGAGAAGAAGATTCAAGAGGTAATTCTGATCAAATATGTTGCCTTATGGATGACGGCGAGAGCTGCAGGCGACCCGCAGGCAACGCCTCGTACAGCAAGCGCATACAAAAGACAGTCGCTCAAAGGAGGCTCAAACTAAACATTGACCCTCAA GCCAGGCATACTTATATTTGTGATTATCATAAAACAATGATTCAGTGTGCAAGGACAAAACAAAGGAGGCCCAAGGACTCCGAGGATGACAGCAATGAGGCAGAGATGGACTCACCTGAAGTAGACTGGTTTCAATTACAAGTGAACACATTGAGGAGATATAAAAGACATTACAAAGTGCCTGCAAGGCCAGGCTTAAATAAAGCTCAATTAGCTGAT gctattcaaaaacattttaaatcattacCAGTAAATGAAAAGGAAATAATGACTTACTTTATTTACATGGTGAAGACTAATGGAAATAAGTTAGACCAGAAAAATGGAATGAACTCAGACTCGGT
- the LOC113508514 gene encoding high mobility group protein DSP1-like isoform X1: MGDRGATGDAWGARDDASWWPGGAGELQHQQQLHEEIARSTAASTHQLYTYKMTGGFPNNGGDTSTPSYDYRIMSNSNAREESPQQPWWYASGSVEPQQTSSPTPQSQASPDPEQNNQQANGIQQNHQTLQQVQQEQNQAIQQQQNQLQQQLQQQNLQQALQQHNRTLQQTLQQQQQSQQETLQQMLQQHQQQQQQQQQQQQQQQQQQQQQQQQQQQQQALQQSLQQTLQVSPAQAQAIVQAQAALQQQVAQTLQQQQQTLHEQLQAVQQQQIQAALQRQSATLQELQQQAQQQALIAQATANKKMPRARAYNKPRGRMTAYAFFVQTCREEHKKKHPDENVVFAAFSKKCAERWNTMSEKEKQRFHEMAEQDKRRFDLEMQNYVPPKDIKVRGRKRQQMKDPNAPKRSLSAFFWFCNDERSKVKANNPEYTMGDIAKELGRRWAAADPEVKSKYESLSEQDKARYDREMTAYKKGPLALTQPPAMAEVDEDCDFDAEEEYK; the protein is encoded by the exons ATGGGGGATCGGGGCGCGACGGGGGACGCTTGGGGTGCGCGCGACGATGCCTCGTGGTGGCCGGGTGGCGCAGGTGAACTACAGCATCAACAACAATTACATGAGGAGATCGCTAGGAGCACTGCTGCTTCTACTCATCAGCTTTACACTTATAAAATGACTGGTGGATTTCCGAATAACGGCGGGGATACTTCTACTCCAAGTTATGATTATCGCATAATGTCAAACTCAAATGCTAGAGAAGAATCTCCTCAACAGCCATGGTGGTATGCATCAGGCTCGGTAGAGCCGCAGCAAACATCATCACCGACG CCTCAAAGCCAGGCGAGTCCGGATCCTGAACAAAACAATCAGCAAGCTAATGGTATACAACAAAACCACCAGACTCTACAGCAGGTGCAGCAAGAGCAAAACCAGGCTATACAACAGCAGCAGAACCAGCTGCAGCAGCAGTTGCAGCAACAAAACTTGCAACAAGCTCTGCAACAACACAACAGGACTCTTCAACAGACTTTGCAACAACAACAGCAGAGTCAGCAGGAGACCCTACAGCAAATGCTGCAACAACACcagcaacagcagcagcaacaacagcaacaacaacaacagcagcagcaacaacagcaacaacagcaacagcagcagcaacaacaacaagCTTTACAGCAAAGTCTGCAGCAGACTCTACAAGTGAGCCCTGCTCAAGCACAGGCCATTGTCCAGGCTCAAGCGGCTTTGCAACAGCAAGTTGCTCAAACTCTGCAGCAACAGCAACAGACTCTGCATGAACAACTACAAGCTGTTCAGCAACAACAGATTCAAGCTGCATTACAACGGCAATCTGCCACTCTACAG GAATTGCAGCAGCAAGCGCAGCAACAGGCGCTAATCGCTCAAGCGACAGCTAACAAGAAGATGCCGAGGGCAAGGGCGTACAACAAGCCGAGGGGGCGCATGACAGCCTATGCGTTCTTCGTACAGACTTGCCGTGAGGAACACAAGAAGAAACATCCCGATGAAAATGTTGTCTTCGCTGCTTTCTCAAAGAAGTGCGCTGAGAGGTGGAAC ACAATGTCAGAGAAAGAGAAGCAAAGGTTCCACGAAATGGCAGAGCAGGACAAAAGGCGCTTTGACCTGGAGATGCAGAACTACGTGCCTCCCAAGGACATCAAGGTGCGCGGCCGCAAACGACAGCAGATGAAGGACCCGAACGCGCCGAAGCGATCGCT ATCAGCCTTCTTCTGGTTCTGCAACGATGAGCGCTCGAAGGTGAAGGCTAACAACCCTGAGTACACGATGGGTGACATCGCCAAGGAGCTGGGCAGGCGCTGGGCTGCCGCCGACCCCGAGGTCAAGTCCAAGTACGAGAGCCTATCTGAACAAGACAAGGCGAGATACGACAGG gaaaTGACAGCATACAAGAAGGGCCCGTTAGCGTTAACGCAGCCGCCGGCAATGGCCGAGGTGGACGAGGATTGCGATTTTGATGCTGAAGAGGAGTACAAGTGA